In the genome of Streptomyces violaceoruber, the window TCCCACCGGTCGGCGTGCGCGAGCAGGACCGCGGCCATGGACCACGTCAGCCGGTTGTTCTTGCGGGTGTTGCAGCGCTGGCACGCCAGCACGAGGTTCGCGGGCAGGTTGCACGCCCACACGCTCTTCGGGATGTAGTGGTCGATGGTGGCGCCCTTGAGACCGTCAAACTGGCTGCGGCAGTAGAAGCAGCGCCGGCCGTCCCGCTCGGCGAGGTACAGGCGTGTCTCCCGCCATCCTGCCCGCGCCCGCTGGCCAGGATTGTGCTTCCGCACGAGACGCGTCGGCGACTGTCGCACCGTGTCTACCTGCGGCGCATCAAGTCGCATCAACGGCGCATCAGGTGTCGCATCTGCGGCGGTCGGGACGCTGCCGAGGACGGGCAGGACGCCCGCCAGGACGCTGAGGACGCCAAGGACGGCGGACGGCCCCCACGCGTCCCGAGCGTCCTGCGGCGCCTGCCGCATCAGGACGCGCATCATGACGCATCACCCGCCTCGAACGCTGCGACGCGGTCGGCGAGCCATCCGAGGCCGCGGCCCAGCGACACGAGTTCACCGGCCAGGCCGCGCACCTCGCGCGAGGACAGCTCGTGCGCCTCGCCGTCGATGCCGACCGCCAGACGCACCGCCGTGTCCGTCGCGAACGGCTTCTGCACGACCGTCGCCCGCAGCAGCGGCACCCGGCCGTGGCACGGCGTCGTCACGAGGAGCGGGACCTCCTCGCCCTCGTGCCAGATGTCCGACCGGTAGACGTCCTGGTCGTGCCGTCCGAGGCACCAGGACGGTTCCGGCAGCGTTACGTCCCCGTGGTCCAGGGTTCGGACCGTCACGGTGCGCCCGGCGCTCACGCGGCACCGCCCGTCGTCTCGGGGGCGAACAGCACCGGCATCGGCCAGTCGGCGACGTCGATGCCGTTCCAGCGGGCGAGCAGGCCACGCACGTGGAGCTGCCGCTCCATCGGGTCCTGGTCCGCGGGCACGTGCACCTCGGCGCCGCCGGCACCGAAGGCGATGCAGGCCGTCATGTGCGGGTGGGGCATGAGCAGCTGCTCGACGAGCCGCACCCTGCAGGCGGCGAGGACGTCGACGAGCGGGGCGCTGAGGAATGCCCAGCGGGAGAAGTCGAACGGCGCACGGCCGCTCGGCATCGTGTGGCTCATCGGTCCGTACCTCCCTCGGCGAGGGCGTCGGCGAGGCCGCGCAACTGGTCGGCGTAGGCGTCCAGGGCGGCGGCCAGCTCGTACAGGCCCACGCCGTCCAAGGCGAGACCGACGGTGGACACCGAGACGCGCGGAGTGCGGTCGGCCGGCACCGGGGCGAACGGCTGCTGCACCCTGGCCGCCTCAGTGATGTACCGGCCGCGGAACGCCAGGACGGCGTCAGGGCCGCGGTGCACGATGTCCTCGCGGTGAACGGGCCGGTGGTCGGCGTGGCCGACGCACCAGGACGGCTCCGTGAGGGTCACGGGCCCCTGGTCGGTGGTCTGCACCGTCGCGGTGCGTGCGGCGCTCACGCGGCCCGCCGCGAGGACTCGACGCCGAGAGCGGCAACGACCCTGGACGCGAGCCACTGCGCGGGGACGAACAGCGAGGAGACGCCGTCCAGGCGCGCGACGACGGGCGCCGTGACGTCGATGCCGTAGGCCGTCGCCATCGGCGGCGAGACGAATTCGAGGAGGAGCCCCCGCTGCCAGCACCAGGCGCGCAGAGCGGTCATGGCGCGGTGTTCGGCGGACGGGATGGACATTGCGACGTGGCTCATCGGTCCTGGCCTCCGTCCGAGGCCAGCGCGTCGGCGATGTCGCCCAGCGAGGCCAGACGGTCGGCGAAGGCGTGCATGTCCCGCGCGAGCTCCCGGGCCTGGTCCGGCCGCAGCTCTCCGATGGACGCGCCGTAGCTGACCCAGATGCGGGGGAAGAAGCCGAACGCCTGCCCCTCCCAGGGCTGCGCGACGAGCTGGGCGGCGAGGAACGGCGCGTCGGTGGGGTCATCGGCGTCGATGTCCTGCGTAGCCGTCTCGATCGGTTCGGCGGCGTACCAGCCCATGGTGTGGCTGTAGACAGGCGTTGTCTGCGCCTCAGAGAGCGCGGACTGTACGGTGTTGCGCATGGATCGGTCCCTTCACGGAGGGTCGATGCCTAGGCCCCGTGGTCGGTGGTAGGACACCGCCCGGGGCCGCCGCATGTGCGGCTGGCGTGACTCCAATGTAGGGCCGATTGAGTCGAAAAGCAACGCAGATGCGGAGTGATTGACGAGCGCGCAGTACACATGCCGTACATGCGACAGTGGGATAGTCGCGGATAGCGCGGGAGAGTCCGGGACGTATTTTCGCAGGTCAAGCCCACTGGTTGTCTAGTTCGCCCGGTCGGAGGGGTGCCCTTAAAGACCTCGTAATGCGTAGGTCTCGGGTTCGAATCCCGAAGGCGGCTCCAGTGAGGGCCAGGTCGGATGTTGTCCGGCCTGGTCTTCTTTTGTGTCCGGGGAGGCCGGGTCAGCCCGGCAGCAGGGACCGCAGTCGCCGCTTGTCCGGTTTGCCGACCGCGGTCAGGGGGATGGCGGGGACCAGGTGCACGGTCTCGGGGGCGTAGAGGTGCCCCTTGCGGGCGGTGACGAAGGCGCGGATCTCCTCGAGTGACGGCGTGTGTCCGCGCACGGGCACCACGGCGGCGTGGACGTGCTCCACCGATTCCTCGTCCCGGCTGCCGAAGACCGTGCACTGGGCGACGGAGGGGTGGTTCAGCAGCAGGGCCTCCAGCTCCGCCGGATAGACGTGGCCGCCGACGACCACGATCATCTCCTTGATCCGGTCCACGACGTAGAGATAGCCGTTCTCGTCGAGGTAGCCGACGTCCCCGGTGTGCACCCAGCCGTCGCGCAGTACCTCACGGGTCAGTTCGGGCTGCTTCCAGTAGCCGTGCATCGCGTAGGGCGAGCGCACCAGTACCTCGCCGGGCGTCCCGGGCTTCATGGGCGTGCCGTCGGTGTCCTGTACGAGGATCTCGACGCCGGGTACGGCCCGGCCGACCGTCGGGTGGCCCTCGCGGCCGGTCAGCTCCTGCTCGTCGGGGCCCGTTTCCGAGATGAGCTGAGCCTCGGCCTGACCGTACAGGCCGTACAGCACGGGGCCCAGGAGTCCGGCCGCCTGCCGCAGCCTGGTCGGTGCGGCGGTGGTGCCGCCGTAGGTGACGCGGCTCAGGCTGGAGAGGTCGGTGGCGGACAGGTCCGGGTGGTCCAGCAGCCGGTACAGCAGGGGCGGCAGCAACCAGGTGTGCGTGATGCGCTCGCGCTCGACCGTGGCCAGCACGTCCCCCGGCTCGAAGTCGTGCCGCAGGACGACCGATCCGCCCTCCAGGAGGGCCGTGTCGGCGAAGATCCCGGCGAGATGGGCGAGGGAGGTGCAGGCCAGGAAGCGGGGCGGGTCGCCGGCGCCGGTGAGCCTGCGTTCGAGGCTCCTTCGGTAGGAGCCGTGGCTCATCCGGATGCCCTTGGGAATCCCCGTGGTCCCGCCGGTGTAGCCGATGCGCCAGTCGTCGTCCGGACCCACCGGAGCGCGCGTCGGACGCATCGCGCGCGTCGGATGCCGGGCGGCCGCGGCCAGTACGTCCTCGGCGAAGTCGCTCGGGCCCAGGGACAGCACCGGAGGAACACCGGGCAGCGGCAGCAGCTCCCGTGCCACGTCGTGCCGCAGGTCGTCCACCAGCAGAAGGGCGCCGTCCACGCTCGCCAGGATGCGGGCCATGACCGACGTGCTCATGCCCTCGTAGAGCATGACCACCCGTGCACCGGTGAGGTTGGCGGCGTAGCGGGCGGCAAGGCCGTCGGCGCTGTTGCCGGTGAGCAGGCCGACCGTGTCGCCCCTGCCCACGCCGCGCCGCTCCAGTTCCCCGCCGAGCCGGCAGACCTGCTCCCGCAACGCCCCCGCGCTGATCACCGATCCATCGGCGGTCGTCAGGACCGGCCGGGACGGTGCGGCGGACAGGACGTCGAGGAGCGCCTCCGTGTAGGTGCTGAAACGCGTCTGCGTGGTGCCGTGTTGTCGGCTCATCGTCCGCCTTCCCTGGTCGCGTCCGTGGCTGCCTTCGACGTTAGGGGCGGGTTTCTCATGCCGTCCACGACCGGCTTCGCCATGTACTCATGACGCGTCGGGCATGAGCCGTTCCCCGGCCAGCCGGCGGAAGTCCAGGGCTGCGGGGGAGAGATAGGCGTCCCGGCGCCACACCAGGGTCAGCGTCCGGTGGCAGTCCGGGGCGTCCAGCCGCAGCCAGCCGACCGGGCAGTCCTCGCCGAGGACGCGGCGTGCGACGGCCGGCATCAGGCCGATGCCCACACCGGCCCCGACGAGTTCGGGAGTGGCCGCCGCCTCGTCGCCTTCGCAGACCACGCGCGGTGCCAGCCCCTCACGGGCGAAGAGCCGCTCCAGCAGGGCCCGTTGCCAGTGGCCGGGGCGGGTGCTGACGAAGTCCTCGTCGGCCAGCTCGGCCACCGCGACCCGCTCCCGGCCGGCCAGTCGATGCCCGACCGGTACGGCCAGCAGTACCTCCTCGCGGGCCAGTTCGGCAGAGCACACCTCGGGGCCGGTCAGCGGCTGGGAGGCGAGGGCGAAGTCCACCTCGCCCGAACGCAGATGCCGCCGCATCGAATCCACCGGGGCCTGGAAGAGACGCACCCCCACTCCCGGCCGGAGCTCGCGGAACGCGGACAGCACCCCGGCCAGCTGGAGCAGGGTCTCGGCGGCGACCGCGACCCGGCCGGGACCGCCGCGACCGGCGTCGGCCACCTCCCGCCGGGCGTCCTCGAGCTCCGCCAGCGCCCGCTCGACCCGGACCAGGAAGGCGGCACCGTGCTCGTTGAGACGAATGCGGCGGCCCCTGCGGTCGAAGAGCGGAGTGCCGAGTTCCGACTCCAGCCGGATGATGGTCCGGCTCACCGACGGCTGGGCCACCCGCAGTTCCTCCGCGGCCCGGCTGATGTGCTGGTGACGTGCGACGGACTGGAAGTAGCGAAGAGACAGCAGATCCATGTCGGTAGTCTCGTCCGGAGCAGTACCGGGCGGGGCGGGGCACCGCCACCGCGTCCGGGGTGTCCGGCCTCGACGGCGCGCCCCCTGCGCTCACTTCGCGTCCGCGTAGCACTCCACCACCGCCGTCGTGAACGGGAACCGCACCGGGGTCGCACCGAACGTCAGCCGCCCCGCCAGCTCCGCCGCGTCCCGGATCGCCGCGACGACGGTGGCGGCCTCCTCCTCGGGACAGTGCACGATCACCTCGTCGTGCTGGAAGAAGACCAGCTCGGCCGCCATGTCCGCGCAGGTCTGCCGCAGGGCCGCGAGCAGGAGCAGGGCCCAGTCGGCGGCGCTGCCCTGGACGACGAAGTTGCGGGCGAAGCGGCCCCGCGCGCGGGCGTTGGTGGAGGCGTACCCCGGCACCCACTCCTGGGCGCGGTCCCCGGCGTCGGCGGCCTCGTCCTGCGGCAGGCCCGCCTCCTCGGTGCCGTCGGCCGCGCCGGCCGCGGGCGGGCAGGTGCGCCCCAGCCAGGTGCGCACGAGCCGGCCCTCCTCGCCCGCGCGCGCCGCGTCGTCGACGTACGCCACAGCCCTGGGGAAGCGGCGTCTGAGCGCGGCGAGGTTCTTCAGGCCGTCGCCGGACGTCTGGCCGTAGACCGCTCCGAGCACGGCGAGCTTGGCCTGGTCGCGGTCGCCGGAGAAGGCGCGGTCGGAGACGGACTGGTAGAGGTCGGTCTCCCGGCCGGCCACCTCCATCAGGCCGGGGTCGCGGGAGATCGCCGCGAGCACGCGCGGCTCCATCTGGTCGGCGTCGGCGACGACCAGCCGCCAGCCCGGGTCGGCGACGACGGCCCGCCGGATCACCTTGGGGATCTGCAGCCCGCCCCCGCCGTTGGTCACCCAGCGTCCGGTCACGGTGCCGCCGGCCAGGAACTCGGGGCGGAAGCGGCCGTCGCGCACCCAGTCCTGGAGCCAGGACCAGCCGTGGGCGACCCAGATCCGGTACAGCTTCTTGTACTCGATCAGCGGTTTCACGGCCGGGTGGTCCAGCGACTCCAGCTCCCACCGGCGGGTGGAGCCGACCTTCACGCCCGCCTGCCCGAACGCCTTGACCACGTCCGCGGGCAGATCGGGCCGCACCCGGCGGCCGAACGCCGCCGACACCTCCTCCGCCAGCTCGGCCAGACGGCGCGGCTCGCCCCCGCCCGCATACCGCTCGCCCAGCAGGTCGTGCAGGACCTCGCGGTGGACGTCGGCCCGCCAGGGCAGCCCCGCGCGGTTCATCTCGGCGGCCACCAGCATCCCCGCCGACTCGGCCGCCGTCAGCAGCCGCAGCCGGTCGGGCAGGGCCGAGCGGTCGTGCCGGCGCTGCTGCTCGGCGTAGACGGCGAGCAGGTCGGACAGGGGAAGGTGGACGGCCTGGGGCTCGAACAGCGAGGACTGCGCGCCGGGCTCGGCGGAGCGCTGCGGCGGGTCGGGCGGTACGGGGCCGCCGCGCAGCCGGGCCAGGGCGGCCGCGGCCGAGCGGGGCTCCCCGTACCGCCCCTCGTGGCCGAGCAGGAGGGTCTCGGCGGCCTCCACGTCGTAGCACCGCTCCACCCGCACCCCCGCGGCGAGCAGGCGTGGCGCGGTCTCGGCGGTGGACCGCCACACCCAGCGCGCGACGTCCGGCCTGGCCCGGACGGCCTCGGCGAGACCGGGCTCCCGCCGCACGGGCCCGGTGGGCAGCCCGTCGGGGCCGAGGGGGGCGACCTCCACGCCACCGCCCTCGGCCACCGCGAGCGCCCACCTCTCGGCCATGTCGCGAGTGTCGCAGGCGGGACTGACAACGGCCGTCGGCCATGCCGTCGGCCATGCCGTCGGCCACGACCGTTGCGCACGACCGTTGCGCACGGCCGTCGGCCATGGCCGTTGCTCACGGCTGCCGCCCACGACCGCCGCCCAGGGCGCCGTCCACGGCTGCCGCCCAGGGCCGCCGTCCACGGCCGCCGCCCGGTGGCTCAGGCCTCTCCGGCAGCCTCTCCGGCCGCCCCGCCTTCCCCGCTCGCCCCCGCCTTCTCGGCCTTCTCGGTGAGGTGGATGAACTCCGCCACCGCGTCGACGACGTACCGCTCGGTCGCCTCCTTGTCGAGCCCGAGCCCGCTCAGCACGCCCTCGCCGTGCTCGTGCTCCAGCAGGGCGAGCAGGATGTGCTCCGTGCCGATGTAGTTGTGGCCGAGGCGCAGGGCCTCGCGGAAGGTGAGTTCGAGGACCTTCTTGGCCGCGGGGCCGTAGGGCACCAGCTCCGGGACCTCCGCGGCGGCCGGCGGGAGCGCCGCGGTCGCCGCCTCGTGGATCGCGTCCAGGGTCACGCCCTGCGCGGCGATCGCCTTGGCGGAGAGGCTCTCGCGCTCGGTGACCAGGCCGAGGACGAGGTGTTCGGGCAGGCCCTCGGCGTTGCCGGCGGTCTTGGCCGCGTTGTGGGCGGTCATCACGACGTTGCGCGCGCGGGGCGTGTAGCGGCTGAAGCCCTGGCCGGCGTCCAGGTCGGCCGATTCCTTGGTCACGAAGCGCTTCTGCGCCGCCTGGCGGGTGACCCCCATGCTCTTGCCGATGTCGGTCCAGGACGCGCCCGAACGTCGGGCCTGGTCCACGAAGTGGCCGATGAGGTGGTCGGCCACCTCGCCGAGGTGCTCGCCGGCGATGACGGCGTCCTGGAGCTGTTCCAACGGCTCCGGATGCACCTTCTTGATCGCGGTGATGAGTTCGTCGAGGCGTACGGATGACGTGATGCTCGGGTTCGTCGTCATGTGTCAACCGTAGGTTGCGCCCTCTGGGCTGTCAACCGATGGTTGACAGTCGATGTGTGTCCCCGGAGTCGTGGCACCATCGCCGGGTGAGTACGCCCCGCACCGTCGACCGTGCCTTCGAGACCGCCCTGTACGACACCGCCGACGACGCCCTCGACACCGCGGCCTCGCTGCTCGCGGCCGATCCGGCGGCGGACGCGGAACTGGCCCGGCGCGGTCGGGAGTTCGTGGCCACGGCCTGGCGGCGCGGCTGGCAGCCCGCCGACCTCGTACGGATCGTGCGCCGCGAACTGGACGATGTCCACGTACGGCTGGTGGCCGCGCTGATCCTCGCCCAGGCGCCCGACGACCGTGCGCGCGGTCCGCGCTGGGCCGCGCAGCTCGACGACCTGCCGGGCGGGGACGGGGCGGCGCCGCCCCGCACCGACCGCTTCTCGCACGCCACCGCCGTACTGGAGCTGTACCGCCTGCTGCTGCGGCTGCCCGGTCTGGAGCCGCTGGAGGCGGGGGAGGGCCCGCGCGGGGGCCGGGGGAACCGGCCGGAGTCCCGTGCCCTCGCCCGCATCCGCGCGCTGCTCGCCAAGGCGGAGGCGACCGGGTACCCGGAGGAGGCGGAGGCGCTGAGCGCGAAGGCGCAGGAGCTGATGGCACGGCACAGCGTCGACGAGGCACTGCTGGCCGCGCAGGCGCACGGCCACGCGTCCTCGCCCGACACGCCGGGGGCCTGCCGGATCGGGGTGGAGCCGCCCTACGAGCAGGCCAAGGCCGTGCTGCTGGACGCGGTGGCGGACGCCAACCACTGCGGGGCCGTGTGGAACGAGCCCTTCGGCTTCTCCACAGTCGTCGGTTTCGAGGCCGACCTGGAGGCGGTCGAACTCCTCTACACCTCCCTGCTGGTGCAGGCCGAGGCCGCGATGACGAAGGCGGAGGCCGGTCAGCGGGCCGGCGGGCGCAAGCGCACCAAGACCTTCCGGCAGTCGTTCCTCGCCGCCTACGCCCACCGCGCGGGCACCAGGCTGCGGGCCGCGGCGCAGGCAGCCACGCGAGCGGCCACGGAAGCGGCGACGGAAGCGGCCACGACGGGGGCGTCGGGGCCCGCGGACGCGGACCTCCTGCCGGTGCTCGCCTCCCGCGAGGCCGCGGTCACCGACCGGATGGAGCGCATGTTCCCGCAGACCACCACCACCCGTCTGCGCGGCGCCGCGGACGCGGCCGGCTGGACGGAGGGCACCCGCGCGGCCGACGCCGCCCGGGTCGGCCGCCAACGGCCGCTGGAGCGGACGCGGCGACCTGAGCCGCGCTCAGGATCCGATGCCGGCGGTCGGCAGTCCCGGCGGCAGTGAGCCGCCCTCCGACCTGGTGTACGTCTCCTTGCCCAGCGCGCCCTCCCAGGCCACCGTGAGCGAGGTGGCGCCGACCGCGCCGACCTTGCCGGTCGCGCGGTCGGCGCTGCCGTCGGCGCACTTGAGGCGGATCGTCCGGGTGCCGGAGGTCTCCTCCGTCGTACCGCTGCACACGGTCCCGCCGGTCGCGAACAGGGCCGCCTTGTCACCGGTGACCATCAGGGCGACCGCCTGGCCGTCGGTGGTCGCCAGCCAGCTGCCCTCCAGCTCGCCCGCGGCACCGGCGGACGGCGATCCGCCCGCGTCGCCGCCCGGGTCCGTGCTCGCGGACGCGCCGGGCGCCGCCGAGGACTTGTCGCCACCCGATCCCTCACCCGAACCGCCGCCGTCGGAGTCACCGCCGTCGGTGCACGCGGTCAGGGCCAGCCCCCCCACCAGCCCGAGGCTCAGCGCCGCGACCCGCACGGACCGCCGCGTCCGCCGTGACCGCCGGAACGCGACCCCGCCGGACCGGACATCCGTGCCCGGCGCCGTCGCCGACGCCGTACCCGCTGCAACCCCCGTACGCCACGCACCCGACGTGCTCTCCGCGCTCGCCGTGTTCTCCGTGC includes:
- a CDS encoding HNH endonuclease — its product is MMRVLMRQAPQDARDAWGPSAVLGVLSVLAGVLPVLGSVPTAADATPDAPLMRLDAPQVDTVRQSPTRLVRKHNPGQRARAGWRETRLYLAERDGRRCFYCRSQFDGLKGATIDHYIPKSVWACNLPANLVLACQRCNTRKNNRLTWSMAAVLLAHADRWEVAA
- a CDS encoding DUF6907 domain-containing protein yields the protein MTVRTLDHGDVTLPEPSWCLGRHDQDVYRSDIWHEGEEVPLLVTTPCHGRVPLLRATVVQKPFATDTAVRLAVGIDGEAHELSSREVRGLAGELVSLGRGLGWLADRVAAFEAGDAS
- a CDS encoding DUF6907 domain-containing protein, with translation MSAARTATVQTTDQGPVTLTEPSWCVGHADHRPVHREDIVHRGPDAVLAFRGRYITEAARVQQPFAPVPADRTPRVSVSTVGLALDGVGLYELAAALDAYADQLRGLADALAEGGTDR
- a CDS encoding DUF6907 domain-containing protein produces the protein MRNTVQSALSEAQTTPVYSHTMGWYAAEPIETATQDIDADDPTDAPFLAAQLVAQPWEGQAFGFFPRIWVSYGASIGELRPDQARELARDMHAFADRLASLGDIADALASDGGQDR
- a CDS encoding AMP-binding protein, with translation MSRQHGTTQTRFSTYTEALLDVLSAAPSRPVLTTADGSVISAGALREQVCRLGGELERRGVGRGDTVGLLTGNSADGLAARYAANLTGARVVMLYEGMSTSVMARILASVDGALLLVDDLRHDVARELLPLPGVPPVLSLGPSDFAEDVLAAAARHPTRAMRPTRAPVGPDDDWRIGYTGGTTGIPKGIRMSHGSYRRSLERRLTGAGDPPRFLACTSLAHLAGIFADTALLEGGSVVLRHDFEPGDVLATVERERITHTWLLPPLLYRLLDHPDLSATDLSSLSRVTYGGTTAAPTRLRQAAGLLGPVLYGLYGQAEAQLISETGPDEQELTGREGHPTVGRAVPGVEILVQDTDGTPMKPGTPGEVLVRSPYAMHGYWKQPELTREVLRDGWVHTGDVGYLDENGYLYVVDRIKEMIVVVGGHVYPAELEALLLNHPSVAQCTVFGSRDEESVEHVHAAVVPVRGHTPSLEEIRAFVTARKGHLYAPETVHLVPAIPLTAVGKPDKRRLRSLLPG
- a CDS encoding LysR family transcriptional regulator, with the translated sequence MDLLSLRYFQSVARHQHISRAAEELRVAQPSVSRTIIRLESELGTPLFDRRGRRIRLNEHGAAFLVRVERALAELEDARREVADAGRGGPGRVAVAAETLLQLAGVLSAFRELRPGVGVRLFQAPVDSMRRHLRSGEVDFALASQPLTGPEVCSAELAREEVLLAVPVGHRLAGRERVAVAELADEDFVSTRPGHWQRALLERLFAREGLAPRVVCEGDEAAATPELVGAGVGIGLMPAVARRVLGEDCPVGWLRLDAPDCHRTLTLVWRRDAYLSPAALDFRRLAGERLMPDAS
- a CDS encoding bifunctional 3'-5' exonuclease/DNA polymerase; amino-acid sequence: MAERWALAVAEGGGVEVAPLGPDGLPTGPVRREPGLAEAVRARPDVARWVWRSTAETAPRLLAAGVRVERCYDVEAAETLLLGHEGRYGEPRSAAAALARLRGGPVPPDPPQRSAEPGAQSSLFEPQAVHLPLSDLLAVYAEQQRRHDRSALPDRLRLLTAAESAGMLVAAEMNRAGLPWRADVHREVLHDLLGERYAGGGEPRRLAELAEEVSAAFGRRVRPDLPADVVKAFGQAGVKVGSTRRWELESLDHPAVKPLIEYKKLYRIWVAHGWSWLQDWVRDGRFRPEFLAGGTVTGRWVTNGGGGLQIPKVIRRAVVADPGWRLVVADADQMEPRVLAAISRDPGLMEVAGRETDLYQSVSDRAFSGDRDQAKLAVLGAVYGQTSGDGLKNLAALRRRFPRAVAYVDDAARAGEEGRLVRTWLGRTCPPAAGAADGTEEAGLPQDEAADAGDRAQEWVPGYASTNARARGRFARNFVVQGSAADWALLLLAALRQTCADMAAELVFFQHDEVIVHCPEEEAATVVAAIRDAAELAGRLTFGATPVRFPFTTAVVECYADAK
- a CDS encoding Clp protease N-terminal domain-containing protein; the protein is MTTNPSITSSVRLDELITAIKKVHPEPLEQLQDAVIAGEHLGEVADHLIGHFVDQARRSGASWTDIGKSMGVTRQAAQKRFVTKESADLDAGQGFSRYTPRARNVVMTAHNAAKTAGNAEGLPEHLVLGLVTERESLSAKAIAAQGVTLDAIHEAATAALPPAAAEVPELVPYGPAAKKVLELTFREALRLGHNYIGTEHILLALLEHEHGEGVLSGLGLDKEATERYVVDAVAEFIHLTEKAEKAGASGEGGAAGEAAGEA
- a CDS encoding DUF2786 domain-containing protein translates to MSTPRTVDRAFETALYDTADDALDTAASLLAADPAADAELARRGREFVATAWRRGWQPADLVRIVRRELDDVHVRLVAALILAQAPDDRARGPRWAAQLDDLPGGDGAAPPRTDRFSHATAVLELYRLLLRLPGLEPLEAGEGPRGGRGNRPESRALARIRALLAKAEATGYPEEAEALSAKAQELMARHSVDEALLAAQAHGHASSPDTPGACRIGVEPPYEQAKAVLLDAVADANHCGAVWNEPFGFSTVVGFEADLEAVELLYTSLLVQAEAAMTKAEAGQRAGGRKRTKTFRQSFLAAYAHRAGTRLRAAAQAATRAATEAATEAATTGASGPADADLLPVLASREAAVTDRMERMFPQTTTTRLRGAADAAGWTEGTRAADAARVGRQRPLERTRRPEPRSGSDAGGRQSRRQ